From the Pongo pygmaeus isolate AG05252 chromosome X, NHGRI_mPonPyg2-v2.0_pri, whole genome shotgun sequence genome, one window contains:
- the LOC129024941 gene encoding uncharacterized protein LOC129024941 isoform X4, which yields MEMGRVLASELHLTPRRLPCLSASAPAHQLPSLASSSFRARGCLGRPPRRPAAGRVAPLVTLFCLNGQRLKATAAALRSELEGGRSRGCLGNRAASTRLPLAGRSCEALAKPGSPGVAYRPRRRQRSCSPAELRGPEDETELSTREHTLPTNGAQVIKAESEFEFCATDCRAGRPTVSRRK from the exons ATGGAAATGGGCCGGGTCCTTGCGTCCGAGCTCCACTTGACGCCGCGCCGGCTCCCGTGCCTGTCGGCCTCAGCCCCCGCCCACCAGCTCCCGAGTCTTGCTAGCAGTAGCTTCAGGGCCAGAGGCTGCCTGGGGAGGCCGCCCCGTCGCCCCGCTGCTGGCCGCGTCGCGCCGCTTGTCACGCTCTTTTGTCTCAACGGGCAGAGACTGAAAGCAACCGCGGCTGCCCTGAGGTCCGAACTGGAGGGTGGGCGCAGCCGTGGCTGCCTTGGGAACCGCGCTGCCTCGACTCGGCTACCTCTCGCTGGGCGGTCTTGCGAAGCACTCGCTAAGCCGGGCAGCCCCGGGGTCGCTTATCGGCCCAGGAGGCGCCAGCGATCCTGTTCCCCTGCAGAGCTACGGGGACCAGAAGACGAAACAGAGCTGTCGACCCGGGAGCATACGCTGCCCACCAATGGAGCGCAG GTCATCAAAGCCGAATCCGAATTTGAATTCTGTGCGACTGATTGCAGAGCTGGTAGGCCGACGGTTTCCCGGAGGAAAT
- the LOC129024941 gene encoding uncharacterized protein LOC129024941 isoform X3 translates to MEMGRVLASELHLTPRRLPCLSASAPAHQLPSLASSSFRARGCLGRPPRRPAAGRVAPLVTLFCLNGQRLKATAAALRSELEGGRSRGCLGNRAASTRLPLAGRSCEALAKPGSPGVAYRPRRRQRSCSPAELRGPEDETELSTREHTLPTNGAQVIKAESEFEFCATDCRAVLEALRTGICDPQ, encoded by the exons ATGGAAATGGGCCGGGTCCTTGCGTCCGAGCTCCACTTGACGCCGCGCCGGCTCCCGTGCCTGTCGGCCTCAGCCCCCGCCCACCAGCTCCCGAGTCTTGCTAGCAGTAGCTTCAGGGCCAGAGGCTGCCTGGGGAGGCCGCCCCGTCGCCCCGCTGCTGGCCGCGTCGCGCCGCTTGTCACGCTCTTTTGTCTCAACGGGCAGAGACTGAAAGCAACCGCGGCTGCCCTGAGGTCCGAACTGGAGGGTGGGCGCAGCCGTGGCTGCCTTGGGAACCGCGCTGCCTCGACTCGGCTACCTCTCGCTGGGCGGTCTTGCGAAGCACTCGCTAAGCCGGGCAGCCCCGGGGTCGCTTATCGGCCCAGGAGGCGCCAGCGATCCTGTTCCCCTGCAGAGCTACGGGGACCAGAAGACGAAACAGAGCTGTCGACCCGGGAGCATACGCTGCCCACCAATGGAGCGCAG GTCATCAAAGCCGAATCCGAATTTGAATTCTGTGCGACTGATTGCAGAGCTG TTCTTGAGGCCCTGAGGACTGGGATCTGCGACCCCCAGTAG
- the LOC129024941 gene encoding uncharacterized protein LOC129024941 isoform X2 yields MEMGRVLASELHLTPRRLPCLSASAPAHQLPSLASSSFRARGCLGRPPRRPAAGRVAPLVTLFCLNGQRLKATAAALRSELEGGRSRGCLGNRAASTRLPLAGRSCEALAKPGSPGVAYRPRRRQRSCSPAELRGPEDETELSTREHTLPTNGAQVIKAESEFEFCATDCRAGRPTVSRRKFLEALRTGICDPQ; encoded by the exons ATGGAAATGGGCCGGGTCCTTGCGTCCGAGCTCCACTTGACGCCGCGCCGGCTCCCGTGCCTGTCGGCCTCAGCCCCCGCCCACCAGCTCCCGAGTCTTGCTAGCAGTAGCTTCAGGGCCAGAGGCTGCCTGGGGAGGCCGCCCCGTCGCCCCGCTGCTGGCCGCGTCGCGCCGCTTGTCACGCTCTTTTGTCTCAACGGGCAGAGACTGAAAGCAACCGCGGCTGCCCTGAGGTCCGAACTGGAGGGTGGGCGCAGCCGTGGCTGCCTTGGGAACCGCGCTGCCTCGACTCGGCTACCTCTCGCTGGGCGGTCTTGCGAAGCACTCGCTAAGCCGGGCAGCCCCGGGGTCGCTTATCGGCCCAGGAGGCGCCAGCGATCCTGTTCCCCTGCAGAGCTACGGGGACCAGAAGACGAAACAGAGCTGTCGACCCGGGAGCATACGCTGCCCACCAATGGAGCGCAG GTCATCAAAGCCGAATCCGAATTTGAATTCTGTGCGACTGATTGCAGAGCTGGTAGGCCGACGGTTTCCCGGAGGAAAT TTCTTGAGGCCCTGAGGACTGGGATCTGCGACCCCCAGTAG